Part of the Pseudomonas lijiangensis genome is shown below.
AGCGTGACCGGGTGCTCAACAGCTTTCTCAAGTCGCTGAACAAGCGTATCGACCTGCTGGGCCGGGTTGTTGCCCATACCGCGCTGGGCAAGCTTGGCGCACCGCAGCCGGTAAAGCTTTCCGAAGGTGGCCTGCTGTTCACCTCGAACCAGAGCTACGCCCTCGGCGAAAAACTGTCGATCAAGATGGTGCTGATGCCCCAGGCTTCAGGCCTGATGCTGCGCGCCACTGTCATTCACTGTAACACTCTGGAAAACGGCGAATTCGATGTAGGCACCGAATTCGTGGACCTGCCGGACGCCCAGCGTCAGTTGCTCGCACGCCATGTGCTGCAACGCCAGGCCCAGCAACGTCGTCAGGCGCTTGAACAAGGCATGCCCAAGGCCTGAGCCCGTTCCCTTGCACACATCACATTCATGTATTTGGCGCCTTCGAGGCCAGGAGTAATTGTGACGCTTATCTACGGCCACCGCGGCGCCAAGGGCGAAGCACCGGAAAACACCCTGACCAGCTTTCAGGAATGCCTCAAGCACGGCGTACGCCGTTGCGAGCTGGATCTGCATTTGTCTCGCGACGGGGAACTGATGGTCATTCACGACCCTACCCTCAAGCGCACCACGGATCGGCGTGGCAAGGTCAATGAACATCTGGCCGCCGACCTTGTGACCTACGACGCTCGCAAGGGCGGCCCAGGCTGGGTTTCGCCCTGCCCGATCCCGCATCTGGAAGAACTGTTCGAGAAATGCGACTTCGAGCACTGGCAACTGGAAGTCAAAAGCGCTTCACGCACTCGCGCTGCCAATACCGTGCTGGCGATTCGTGAACTGGCTCAGCGCCATGGCTTGCTGGACAAGGTGACGATCACCTCAAGTTCCCGGGAAGTGCTGCGCGCCGCCGTGGAGCTGACGCCGGACATCAGCCGTGGACTGGTCGCCGAATATGCCTGGCTCGACCCGTTGAAGGTCGCCCAGAGCTACGGCTGCGAGATTCTGGCATTGAACTGGACGCTGTGTACCCCGGAGCGTTTGCAGAAAGCGCAACGTCAGGGTTTGCATGTGTCGGTATGGACCGTCAACGAACCTGCGCTGATGCGCAGGCTCGCCGACTTCGGCGTAGACAGCCTGATTACAGACTTTCCCGGTTTGGCCAGCGCCACTCTCGAGAATCGCTGAAATCGGTCTCCCCGGCCGGCTCAGGCCACCGGCCGGAGCCGCTTAAAAAAGCCGGTTCAGACCATCGTAGGCCGCTACCCGATAGGCTTCGGCCATGGTCGGATAGTTGAAGGTGGTGTTGACGAAATACTTGATCGTATTCGCAGCACCTTCCTGGTTCATGATCGCCTGACCGATGTGCACGATCTCCGAAGCCTGGTCACCAAAGCAGTGAACGCCCAGGACTTCCAGGGTCTCGCGATGGAACAGGATCTTCAGCATGCCGACCCGCTCACCGGAAATCTGCGCACGGGCCATGCCCTTGAAGAAGGCCTTGCCCACTTCGTAAGGCACACGTGCCTGAGTCAGTTCATGCTCGTTCTTGCCGATCGAGCTGATCTCGGGAATGGTGTAAATCCCGGTCGGCACGTCGTTGACATACCGCCAGCTGCCGTTGTCCACCAGACTGCCCGCTGCCGAACGCCCCTGGTCGTAGGCGGCACTCGCCAGGCTCGGCCAGCCAATCACATCGCCTGCGCCGTAGATATTGGGAACGCTGGTGCGATAGTTCTCGTCGACTTCGATCTGACCGCGACCGTTGGCCTTGAGACCGATGTTCTCCAGGCCCAGCTTGTCGGTGTTACCGGTACGGCCGTTACACCAGAGCAAGGCGTCGGCCTTGATCTTCTTCCCGGACTTGAGGTGCAGGATCACACCGTTATCCAGGCCTTCGACCTTTTCGTATTCTTCGTTATGGCGAACCATCACGTTGTTGTTGCTGAAGTGATAACTCAGCGCCTGGGAAATTTCCGAGTCCAGGAAGCTCAGCAACTGATCGCGGTTGTCCACCAGCTCGACCAGCACACCCAGACCACTGAAGATCGAGGCGTATTCACAGCCGATCACGCCAGCACCATAGATGATCAGCTTGCGCGGGGTATGGCCCAGGCTGAGGATGGTGTCGCTGTCATAGATACGCTTGTGATTGAAATCGATATCGGCAGGACGATAAGGGCGCGAACCGGTGGCGATGATGACCTGGTTGGCCACCAGCTTTTCAACGACGCCGTTGGCGCATACCACGTCGATGCTGTTTTCATCGGAGAAGCTGCCGGTGCCGAAGAACACATCCACCCGGTTGCGGGCGTAGTAGCCGGTACGCGAGGCCACTTGCTTGGAAATGACGATTTCAGCGTTCTTCAACACGTCCGGGAACGAAAACCAGCGCGGCTCGCCAATGGCCCGGAACATCGGGTTGGTGTTGAAGTGGATGATCTGCTTGACCGCATGACGCAATGCCTTGGAAGGAATCGTGCCCAGGTGAGTGCAGTTGCCGCCGACCTGCCGACGACTGTCGACCATCGCAACCTTGCGCCCCGCCTTGGCGGCATTCATTGCCGCTCCTTCTCCGGCTGGGCCGGAACCCAGTACCACTACGTCGTAGTTGTAGACAGCCATGCGTACTCCTTTAGAACATACCGAGGCGCCACTCTGGCATCTCTGGCTAAATCACGGGGCCCAGTCTAGCGCTGCACCAAGGGGGCGAACATTACCCCTTGGTCGCGTTGAAGGCCACTTTTGTCTGCAATCGATCATTCAGGCTCACTGCGCCTGCACGGCACATAGCTGATCGAACGCCAGGTTGCTGCGAATGATAAAGCGCTTATCGGCACGAATCACAAAAAAAGCAGCAATTTGATGCTGTTGTGCGTAATCCCAGCCTCGCTCCGGCCCCAGAATCAACAACAGCGTAGACAAGCCATCGGCCATCAGCGCCGAAGGATGAATCACTGTCACCGATGCCAGGTCATGAGTCACCGGCGCTCCGCTCAGCGCATCAAGCGTATGGGAATAGCGATGCCCTTCATGCTCGAAGTAGTGGCGATAATCCCCGGACGTCGAAACACCACAACCGTCCAGAGCAAAGATCTTCTGTGCGATCTGCTGATCGTCGCGAGGCGCTTCGAGGGCAACGCGCCACGCCGAACCATCGGGCTTGCGCCCTTTTACCTTAAGCTCGCCAGTGACCTGCACCATATAGTCATGCACGCCCAGCTCATCGAGCCGTGCAGCAATACGGTCCACCGTATGGCCGGCAGCCATGCTGCTCAGGTCTATCTCAACGTCCGCATCCTTGCACAAGCGCCGGTTATCGATGCTCAGATGTCGATAACCCACTCGCTCACGAGCCCGGGCCAGCTCACGTGCCGTCGGCACCTGCTGGACGCGGGACTGGGGGCCGAAGCCCCACAGGTTCATCAAGGGCAGGACCGTCAGGTCGAAAGCGCCTTGGGTTTCACGGGCCAGATGCTCACCGACACGCACCAGTTCCAGCACCGCAGGCGGCATGGCCTGGCATTGACCGGCCGCCATGACATTGAAACGCTCGATATCCGAGTCGCTGCGCCAGGTGGACATCTGCTGATCCACCTCGGCCAGGATCGCCTCGACCTCAGGCTGGACAACACGTATATCGGGCTGACCCGGATGGCGCACATAGCTGACCGAATAACCGCTGCCCATGGTCGGCCCACCAAAGTTCTGCAAGGCAGGCCCGGAATCACAACCGGCCATGACACCGGCAAACAGCACGCACACAACCCTGCCCAGCCACAGCCTCATGGAGCCAGCACCAGAAACAGGCGCTGGGCGATGTCCTTGCCGATGGCACTGCGATAGATATTGACCACGTCCCTGGCCCCTCCCGAATTTCTGATCAGTGACTTGTAACCGATCATCCGCTGCTCGGGCAATTTCAGATGAGCCGCCGTGAAAGCCTGGGCGCTGTCCCCTTCGTTTCTGTAGTGAAAGTGCGCCCACCACAACAAGCGATTGTCCTTGTCACGAATCGCATACTCCTGCAGAAAATCATCGCGCCTGGCGCCCGACATGTTTTTCCTGCCCTCGAAAGAGGAAATATTGACTTCGCCCTGACGGTGCAGATAGCTGACCCGCGCAGCTGTCGGCGGTTGAGACTTGATCATGGCGATACGCAGGCTGCGACCTTCGGCTGTCAGGCGGGTGGCGGCCTCTCGCAACTGCGCAGCATTTTCGGTCAACTGTTGCGACAGATTTTCGGATGTCCTGGCAGTTTCGGTGATCTGCTCGGCAAGCGCGGTCAACTTGTCCGCTCTGGAAACCAGGATGTCCTCGATGTCTTCCGGCTCGTAGGCACGTGTTGCCTGCGAGCGGGCCTTTTCAAGTGCAGGCTCAACTTCCAGCAAAAATGCACGGGCACGCTTTTGAAGCTCACCCGCTGATGCCGGTCGAACAGCGGGCGTCGGCTTTTCAGGTCTGGCAACCTGGATTTCCACCCATTGACCATCCGCATGCTGGTGCCAGGAACTGATCACCTCGCCCGTCTGCGTATTCATGACATCGGCGACTTCACCGGGAAAGTTTGTTTCATTGCGGCGTACATTCCCCACAAAGGAGCGGTAATTGCGGGTCCTGATGACTCTCTTGTAAGGCTGCTCGACCCGCGGCACATATTCGACCACGGCAGGCAAGGATTCGACGTTTTCCTGAATCAGCTTCGCCAGTTGGGCCTGGGTTCTCTCGCACAGCGAATTCAGCTCGTTTCTGAAGTTCTCGAGGTGCAGGGCCTGTTCTCCCGTGAACAGCCCTGTATCGACATCATCAGCAATCCCCTTGGCCTTGTGATACTCGCGCAGGACACTTTCCAGAACATCGATTCGCTCGGCCAGCGAATAGGCATTGGGCCTTTCAAGCTCGGCATGAGAGGCGAACGCGCCATTGAGGCTCATGTCGTTACGCAACGCCTTGAAAGGACGAAACTCATCCTCGAGGACAATAAGCTCTCTACTGAAGCACAATTCCAGATGCGACATCATGTGCTGGAAGTGCCACTCAAGGCCGGAGAACAGCTTGCCTTCATACAAAGTCGTAACCTGCTTGCGCCAGAACTCTTCACCCACCTTGGGCACCGCCCGCAGCTTTTCCCAGAGCGATTCGCGAATCTGCGACCAGTGCACGCCCTTTTCCTGCCTGCTCAGCAGCGTCTTGAACATGCTCAGGTAGGTTCCGATATTCTCATCCGAGAGCACACTCCCGGTCCGGGCCATTTTCGCAACTTCGGTGTTGGCAAGAAGACCGTTTTCAGCTGCCAGCCGACCCTCCAGAAACTCCAGGTAGATCGTCACCCGGGCAATATCCTCAGCCATCTGCCGTTCAGGAGGACGATCCCCGACTCTCAACTCTTCCCACAGGCTCATCCGCTGCTGCAATAGCTCGACCTCCTCGCCCATTGCCTCTTCGAGACGGTCGAAAAACATCTGCCGCAATTCACCAACAGCCGTATTCAGATGCCCGTTGTAGCCTGTGATCTTCTTCACCAGATCCGTTTCCCGTGCATCGAGCTCTGCCAGGCGCTGAGTGATACGGGCCAGATTCTCTGCGTTCTGCAGAGCCATCTGGCGGATGCTCTTCTTCGGTCCACCACCGCGCAGATGCAGCCCCAGGTCCAGGTGCCATTCCTGACCATCATGCCTGAGCCAGGGACCCGGCACCGAGGGGTCGTCGGGACGCACGACACGCACCCCGTCGTCCTCGACCGTGACCCGAAACAGGTCGCTGCCGACTCTGGCCAGCCAGAGGTCATTGAAACTGTAGAGAGCGGCGTTCGCTCCGGAGGCAAGCGGCTTTCCGGTCACCGTGCCAGGCCAGATCTTGAATTTCTCAAGCTCCAGGCGCTGCGCTCCGCTGAGTCGACTGCTCGGTTGCGACCAGGAAAAATCGAGCACTGTGCGGGCGTCATCCAGAGGGCGCTCGACAAGAATTGGAGCCTGACGAACGATCACAGGCTCCTCAGTCACAACCGGCTCCACCAGCATCTGATTACCTGCAAGCAGATTCACGGACGCCAGGTTATTTAGAGAAACCCCGGAATGCAGCAAGACCAGCGAGATATTGAGCAGCAAATCGGCAAGCTCTGCCGGACTTCCCTCCCCCTCCGAGCCGGGCCGGGCAAGTTGTTCGTTGATACCGGACAACAATTGCGCAAGCCACAAGGCATTGGCAACCGGCCCGCTGAACAGCGGCAACACGGTATTGAGCAAGAGCCAGCCGCCGCTTTTGAGCAGTGCCCAACGACTTTCTGCATTGGAAACGGCGTTGCGATCTGCCAGCTTGATCAGCGCCCGGGCATTGGCATTGAACAGGCCATGCATGATGTCTCCCTTGAGTACATCTGTGCCCAGCACCGCTGGCAGGGGTTTTTCCAGTGGCGAGAAATCCGAGCCCAGGCCAAATCGGTTGACATGAGGCTCAGCAAAACCTCCATTGGCATACACCGGACGCGCACTGTCACTGAGCCAGACCAGAATGTCGTCTTGCAGCGCTCCGGGCTGCCTGACCGCTGCGAGCAGCGCCGGCCAGCTGGCATATTCGGTCAGTGAAGTGCGGGCAAAAGGCCTGTAAAGAACATGTGGGCCGACAGATGTGTCCTGCGGGCCGATCACGAACATATTGTCCACCACATCGGCCTGATGCCCTGGCTGGCGAACGAAGGACAAGGGCCGCAGGACTATTGGCTGAATCCCCACAAGCCGGCTGGCCATGCCTGTCTGCATGATGGCGTAAACGGATTGATAGCCCTTCTGGCTCAGCTCGCCCTTGATCTTCTGCTCCAGTGCCTGCAAAGGTAACTGGAGGCGCAACTGATCGGAAAACAGGACCTCACGCCGCTTTGCCTCGGCGGTATCAGTGACCAGATAGCGCTTGAGCAGGTCGGGATAGACCTGGCCGATATCGACGCGCACGGTAAGCTCTTTCAGATAATCCGCCGTCATCCAGTGCGGCAATGGTTTTGCGTCGGTGCGATAGACCGTGATTTTTCCTACGGGCAACCCGGAGAGATTTTCCAGAGCGAATTCGGGAAAGGTCATGATCACCGGCTCGACACTTCCCACCGCAAAAGGCTGATCGCCCGCGGACACACTGGTGGCAGTGACCTTGTCTATTCGCACCTGAATCTGACTGGGCAAGAAGTCCACGCCGTCGAGATGATCCTGAGCGATGGCAATGGCCAGGGACCGGGACGCAAACTCAAGAATCGGCGGCAGCCCGTCATTGAAGGATTTGCCTTTGGCACGCTTCTGGGTCACCGCCAGCGCCCCCATCAAACGGCTGTACTCGTTGCGATCGGCTTCGCGGGCGTTTTTCATCCACAACGGCAGACGTTCGATGCCCAGCGTCGAAGAACGGTTCGATGCAGGGTCATCCGTCTCGAAAAGTCCGCACACGTCGGTCAATGCCGCCAGTGAGTGCTCCAGGCGATCAAGATCATAGACCTGGATGCTCTTGAGCCCCTGTATGCCCACCAGCTGGTTTTCCAGTAGCGCCATGGCCAGAACGCTGAAAACATCGTCTTCAGGCTCATGAATGAACCACCGCACGTCCAGTTGTCCGATCTGATCATCCAGCAGATACGCCAGACTTTGCTCCCAGTCAGCGAGGTTCGACCAGCTCTGGCAGCGCCCCGACAACTGATACATCAAGACCTGCTCATTGCCCTTCTGAGTGTTGAAAATGATCAGGACCGGAAGTATCACCGACCGGGCTTGCGGCTCGTTGACCTGAAAGCGAATGATGCAGGTACGGGGCAACGGGCGCTGTACCGCCAATCGTTCGCGCTCGGCCTTTTCCGGAAACAGGGCGATATCGCGCAACCACTTCCCGGCCATGGAGGCCTGCACACGAGAAGGCGTTGCGCCCAGCCCCTCCAGCAATACCTTCTTGATCTGGCCACCCAGCCAGTCCCAACGGCTGCGGCAATCGACAGGCTCGCCACTGCACTCTCGCCAGTAATCGACCAGTGCCTGCTTGAAGTTCTCGAGCAAGCCCAGCGCCAGTTGATTCACCAGCGTGCCGATACAGGGCATGTCAACCGAAAACGGGCCTGAAGGCCCCAGAAGAATATGTTGTCCGCGGATCCACTTCACACTGGACTGGGCTGCGAAATGCTCCAGCAGACAGTCGACGAGGGTTTGAGTCTCGCCCCCGGCAGACGATGCTGCTGGCACGTTTGCAGTACGGGAAAGGACCGCCGTCTGCGGGTCGATCTGCAACGTCGGATACAACTCACGCAACCCCTGACGCAGGGTGGCCACAGCGACCTGGCGCAGGGTAGGACGCGTGGCAAATTTTTCTGCAATATCGAATGCAGCAGTCATATGAAATCAGCTCCCTTGTTGGATGGCAGCCTTTCAAGCCAGAGGCTCAGGCGCTATTTCAACGAGCTAAAGCCATATATCCCCTCTCCGGCACATAAACAAATACCCCATGCAGCCTTGAAAAAAGGACCGTGCAAACGGCTGTCCTGTAGCGGAAGGTTGTCTTCGGACCAATTTACACATATGGTTACAATTATGCTTCGTGTGCGGGCTTGAGCCTTCGCCGCGGCAAAGCAGGACATAAATACAACGATTTCCCCCTAGCTAGACAGCCTAAGTGAGTATTTCCAATGGCCTCAAACACAGGCAAAGGCAAGGCGATTTTTCGCGTTGTCAGCGGCAACTTTCTTGAAATGTTCGATTTCATGGTCTACGGCTTTTACGCCACAGCCATCGCCAAGACCTTCTTCCCTGCCGACAGCGCATTCGCGTCGCTGATGCTTTCGCTGGCCACCTTCGGTGCCGGTTTCCTGATGCGCCCGCTGGGTGCGATTTTCCTGGGTGCCTACATTGACCGCCACGGTCGCCGCAAAGGGCTGATCATCACGCTGGCGCTGATGGCTCTGGGCACAGTGCTGATCGCCTGCGTGCCGGGTTACGCAACCCTGGGCGTTGCCGCGCCCCTGCTGGTTCTGCTGGGCCGCTTGCTGCAAGGCTTCTCCGCAGGCGTGGAGCTGGGTGGCGTTTCGGTGTATCTGGCGGAGATTTCCACGCCGGGCCGCAAAGGTTTCTTCGTCAGTTGGCAGTCCGCCAGCCAGCAAGCGGCCGTTGTTTTCGCCGGCCTGCTGGGTGTCGGTCTCAACCACTGGCTCAGCCCGGATCAGATGGGTGAATGGGGCTGGCGCGTGCCGTTCCTGGTGGGCTGCCTGATCGTACCGGCCATCTTCATCATTCGTCGCTCCCTGGAAGAGTCGCCGGAGTTCGAGGCTCGCACCCATCGTCCGACGCTGCGTGAAGTCATGCGCTCCATCAGCCAGAACTTCGGTCTGGTGCTGGGCGGCATGGCGCTGGTCGTGATGACCACCGTGTCTTTCTACCTGATCACCGCCTACACCCCGACCTTCGGCAAGAACGAACTGCATCTGTCGGACATCGACAGCCTGCTGGTGACGGTCTGCGTGGGCATATCCAACTTTATCTGGCTGCCGATCATGGGCTCGTTCTCCGACCGTATCGGACGCAAGCCTCTGCTGATCGCCGCAACCGTACTGGCCATCGCCACTGCCTACCCTGCCCTGTCGTGGCTGGTTGCCCACCCGAGCTTCGGCAATCTGCTGATGGTCGAGTTGTGGTTCTCGTTCCTGTATGGCTCGTATAACGGCGCCATGGTTGTGGCACTGACCGAAATCATGCCGGTAGACGTGCGCACCACCGGCTTCTCCCTGGCCTACAGCCTGGCGACCGCAACCTTCGGTGGCTTCACGCCAGCGGCATGCACCTACCTGATCCATGTACTGGATAACAAGGCTGCCCCGGGCATCTGGCTGACCGGCGCTGCAATCCTGGGCCTGGTTGCGACACTGGTGCTGTTCCGCAAGGGCGGGCACAAACTGCAAACCCCGGGTGTTACAGCTACAGCCTGATCACCGCTGTAGAGATGCAACATCACAATGCCCCGACCCTGCGTCGGGGCATTTTCGTTTTCAGACCTTGAGTTTCCATGGCTTGAAACTCAGCCACAGCAGCACACCCGGCAACTGCAAGGCAATCATGAGGCCCAGCGACCATTGATAAGCCTCCACCG
Proteins encoded:
- a CDS encoding PilZ domain-containing protein; this encodes MSTLDEEERREYYRIEDSVALEINPLSQADQASQEAMRDTSVLFDLLSELHVSEFESQHLLRQLDERDRVLNSFLKSLNKRIDLLGRVVAHTALGKLGAPQPVKLSEGGLLFTSNQSYALGEKLSIKMVLMPQASGLMLRATVIHCNTLENGEFDVGTEFVDLPDAQRQLLARHVLQRQAQQRRQALEQGMPKA
- a CDS encoding glycerophosphodiester phosphodiesterase — its product is MTLIYGHRGAKGEAPENTLTSFQECLKHGVRRCELDLHLSRDGELMVIHDPTLKRTTDRRGKVNEHLAADLVTYDARKGGPGWVSPCPIPHLEELFEKCDFEHWQLEVKSASRTRAANTVLAIRELAQRHGLLDKVTITSSSREVLRAAVELTPDISRGLVAEYAWLDPLKVAQSYGCEILALNWTLCTPERLQKAQRQGLHVSVWTVNEPALMRRLADFGVDSLITDFPGLASATLENR
- the sthA gene encoding Si-specific NAD(P)(+) transhydrogenase, which encodes MAVYNYDVVVLGSGPAGEGAAMNAAKAGRKVAMVDSRRQVGGNCTHLGTIPSKALRHAVKQIIHFNTNPMFRAIGEPRWFSFPDVLKNAEIVISKQVASRTGYYARNRVDVFFGTGSFSDENSIDVVCANGVVEKLVANQVIIATGSRPYRPADIDFNHKRIYDSDTILSLGHTPRKLIIYGAGVIGCEYASIFSGLGVLVELVDNRDQLLSFLDSEISQALSYHFSNNNVMVRHNEEYEKVEGLDNGVILHLKSGKKIKADALLWCNGRTGNTDKLGLENIGLKANGRGQIEVDENYRTSVPNIYGAGDVIGWPSLASAAYDQGRSAAGSLVDNGSWRYVNDVPTGIYTIPEISSIGKNEHELTQARVPYEVGKAFFKGMARAQISGERVGMLKILFHRETLEVLGVHCFGDQASEIVHIGQAIMNQEGAANTIKYFVNTTFNYPTMAEAYRVAAYDGLNRLF
- a CDS encoding FAD:protein FMN transferase — translated: MRLWLGRVVCVLFAGVMAGCDSGPALQNFGGPTMGSGYSVSYVRHPGQPDIRVVQPEVEAILAEVDQQMSTWRSDSDIERFNVMAAGQCQAMPPAVLELVRVGEHLARETQGAFDLTVLPLMNLWGFGPQSRVQQVPTARELARARERVGYRHLSIDNRRLCKDADVEIDLSSMAAGHTVDRIAARLDELGVHDYMVQVTGELKVKGRKPDGSAWRVALEAPRDDQQIAQKIFALDGCGVSTSGDYRHYFEHEGHRYSHTLDALSGAPVTHDLASVTVIHPSALMADGLSTLLLILGPERGWDYAQQHQIAAFFVIRADKRFIIRSNLAFDQLCAVQAQ
- a CDS encoding dermonecrotic toxin domain-containing protein, encoding MTAAFDIAEKFATRPTLRQVAVATLRQGLRELYPTLQIDPQTAVLSRTANVPAASSAGGETQTLVDCLLEHFAAQSSVKWIRGQHILLGPSGPFSVDMPCIGTLVNQLALGLLENFKQALVDYWRECSGEPVDCRSRWDWLGGQIKKVLLEGLGATPSRVQASMAGKWLRDIALFPEKAERERLAVQRPLPRTCIIRFQVNEPQARSVILPVLIIFNTQKGNEQVLMYQLSGRCQSWSNLADWEQSLAYLLDDQIGQLDVRWFIHEPEDDVFSVLAMALLENQLVGIQGLKSIQVYDLDRLEHSLAALTDVCGLFETDDPASNRSSTLGIERLPLWMKNAREADRNEYSRLMGALAVTQKRAKGKSFNDGLPPILEFASRSLAIAIAQDHLDGVDFLPSQIQVRIDKVTATSVSAGDQPFAVGSVEPVIMTFPEFALENLSGLPVGKITVYRTDAKPLPHWMTADYLKELTVRVDIGQVYPDLLKRYLVTDTAEAKRREVLFSDQLRLQLPLQALEQKIKGELSQKGYQSVYAIMQTGMASRLVGIQPIVLRPLSFVRQPGHQADVVDNMFVIGPQDTSVGPHVLYRPFARTSLTEYASWPALLAAVRQPGALQDDILVWLSDSARPVYANGGFAEPHVNRFGLGSDFSPLEKPLPAVLGTDVLKGDIMHGLFNANARALIKLADRNAVSNAESRWALLKSGGWLLLNTVLPLFSGPVANALWLAQLLSGINEQLARPGSEGEGSPAELADLLLNISLVLLHSGVSLNNLASVNLLAGNQMLVEPVVTEEPVIVRQAPILVERPLDDARTVLDFSWSQPSSRLSGAQRLELEKFKIWPGTVTGKPLASGANAALYSFNDLWLARVGSDLFRVTVEDDGVRVVRPDDPSVPGPWLRHDGQEWHLDLGLHLRGGGPKKSIRQMALQNAENLARITQRLAELDARETDLVKKITGYNGHLNTAVGELRQMFFDRLEEAMGEEVELLQQRMSLWEELRVGDRPPERQMAEDIARVTIYLEFLEGRLAAENGLLANTEVAKMARTGSVLSDENIGTYLSMFKTLLSRQEKGVHWSQIRESLWEKLRAVPKVGEEFWRKQVTTLYEGKLFSGLEWHFQHMMSHLELCFSRELIVLEDEFRPFKALRNDMSLNGAFASHAELERPNAYSLAERIDVLESVLREYHKAKGIADDVDTGLFTGEQALHLENFRNELNSLCERTQAQLAKLIQENVESLPAVVEYVPRVEQPYKRVIRTRNYRSFVGNVRRNETNFPGEVADVMNTQTGEVISSWHQHADGQWVEIQVARPEKPTPAVRPASAGELQKRARAFLLEVEPALEKARSQATRAYEPEDIEDILVSRADKLTALAEQITETARTSENLSQQLTENAAQLREAATRLTAEGRSLRIAMIKSQPPTAARVSYLHRQGEVNISSFEGRKNMSGARRDDFLQEYAIRDKDNRLLWWAHFHYRNEGDSAQAFTAAHLKLPEQRMIGYKSLIRNSGGARDVVNIYRSAIGKDIAQRLFLVLAP
- the tcuC gene encoding MFS transporter, which encodes MASNTGKGKAIFRVVSGNFLEMFDFMVYGFYATAIAKTFFPADSAFASLMLSLATFGAGFLMRPLGAIFLGAYIDRHGRRKGLIITLALMALGTVLIACVPGYATLGVAAPLLVLLGRLLQGFSAGVELGGVSVYLAEISTPGRKGFFVSWQSASQQAAVVFAGLLGVGLNHWLSPDQMGEWGWRVPFLVGCLIVPAIFIIRRSLEESPEFEARTHRPTLREVMRSISQNFGLVLGGMALVVMTTVSFYLITAYTPTFGKNELHLSDIDSLLVTVCVGISNFIWLPIMGSFSDRIGRKPLLIAATVLAIATAYPALSWLVAHPSFGNLLMVELWFSFLYGSYNGAMVVALTEIMPVDVRTTGFSLAYSLATATFGGFTPAACTYLIHVLDNKAAPGIWLTGAAILGLVATLVLFRKGGHKLQTPGVTATA